In a single window of the Rhodamnia argentea isolate NSW1041297 chromosome 2, ASM2092103v1, whole genome shotgun sequence genome:
- the LOC115731121 gene encoding uncharacterized protein LOC115731121 isoform X2 yields MSGEGCCFVEWKEQFVSLERGNRVVHYFFKGSAGETILAVVGTERSVRHMFYVVADEFVQAFGSQSSIHAGFKWRSRREVVDWLTSMISKHRESPKLQKSHALRNFEFPLKRSLAQGRLASILGGHTSEIVWSGTAWTCGKQLKHYPSFCRNGITIAIHSFVFVMGKGETRYLAYLEDMYEDRRGQKKVKIRWLHYSDEVKGVTPIRNPHPKEVFITPYAQVVSAECVDGPATVLTREHYTKCLASVPHALSSKIYLCFRQFRNNKVKSFELSKLRGYFDQPILSCFLASPLQQPDTAWNGLTGEEDEDLTSGPDVKVGGKRTRSCRGYKRCVTAYSGVKRSGGDFANLTYEPANKKLNDGLLAWRLLSLKHVNSQPRFSPRFKVGEKIELLCQDSGIRGCWFRCTILQVTRKKLKVCYDDLKDDNGSAHLEEWIPAVKYAAPDKLGMRVSSRLTIRPIPSSVDQSKPPLDVGVAVDAWWSDGWWEGVVIGVNDSEDDNLKIYFPGENLFMSMQMKDLRISRDWVGDRWIDIKAKPDILSAMTSAVALDSKHSVSSTMIKEVKSDDVTASDADTTTAIEVICDEGKLNCATTRSNGLAEDVDPADDKNLSPLIHERNEDDDYYKINDIRNHEGDIGGSDDDDDIDDDDVEDEVQSDDDNALDMDASEASAQNCKLMEIMEVVA; encoded by the exons ATGTCCGGAGAAGGGTGTTGTTTTGTTGAGTGGAAAGAGCAATTTGTCTCCTTAGAGCGTGGCAACCGTGTGGTTCACTATTTCTTTAAGGGTTCTGCTGGGGAGACAATCCTTGCTGTCGTTGGCACAGAGAGGAGTGTCAGGCATATGTTCTATGTTGTTGCTGACGAGTTTGTGCAAGCTTTTGGCAGTCAAAGTTCAATACATGCCGGCTTCAAGTGGAGATCGAGAAGAGAAGTTGTTGATTGGCTGACATCTATGATATCAAAACACCGTG AATCACCAAAACTCCAAAAGTCACATGCTCTGAGAAATTTTGAGTTTCCTCTGAAGAGGTCACTAGCTCAG GGTCGTCTGGCAAGCATACTTGGTGGGCATACCTCAGAAATTGTGTGGTCAGGTACTGCATGGACATGTGGTAAACAACTGAAGCATTACCCATCCTTCTGCCGGAACGGGATTACAATAGCT ATTCATTCGTTTGTATTTGTCATGGGCAAGGGAGAGACTCGCTATCTTGCTTATTTGGAAGACATGTATGAAGACAGAAGGGGACAGAAAAAGGTCAAAATAAGGTGGCTTCACTACAGTGATGAAGTCAAGGGTGTAACACCTATACGAAATCCTCATCCCAAGGAAGTTTTCATTACGCCTTATGCACAGGTCGTCAGTGCCGAATGTGTTGATGGTCCTGCTACAGTACTGACACGCGAACATTACACTAAGTGTTTGGCTTCTGTTCCTCATGCGTTATCATCCAAAATATACCTATGTTTCAGACAATTCAGAAATAACAAAGTGAAGTCATTTGAGCTTAGCAAATTGAGGGGCTATTTCGATCAGCCCATTCTCTCTTGTTTCCTTGCCAGCCCCTTGCAACAGCCAGACACAGCATGGAATGGTCTGACTGGGGAGGAAGACGAAGATTTAACCTCAGGTCCTGATGTTAAGGTGGGTGGTAAGAGGACAAGAAGTTGCAGAGGCTACAAGAGGTGCGTTACAGCTTATTCTGGAGTAAAAAGATCTGGAGGAGATTTTGCCAATCTGACATACGAACCTGCAAATAAGAAATTAAATGATGGTTTGTTGGCTTGGAGGTTGCTATCTCTTAAGCATGTTAACTCTCAGCCTCGATTTTCTCCACGATTTAAAGTTGGTGAAAAGATCGAATTGCTATGCCAAGATAGTGGCATCCGAGGCTGCTGGTTCAGGTGTACTATTTTGCAGGTGACCAGAAAGAAGTTGAAAGTCTGTTATGATGACTTGAAGGATGACAATGGAAGTGCCCATCTTGAG GAGTGGATACCTGCCGTCAAATATGCTGCTCCTGATAAGCTTGGGATGAGGGTTTCAAGCCGCCTAACAATCCGGCCTATTCCATCTTCTGTTGATCAAAGCAAACCACCTCTTGATGTTGGAGTGGCGGTGGATGCATGGTGGAGTGATGGCTGGTGGGAAGGGGTTGTAATAGGGGTCAATGACAGTGAAGATGAtaatctaaaaatttattttcctg GTGAAAACTTATTCATGAGCATGCAAATGAAGGATTTGCGGATTTCTAGAGATTGGGTGGGGGACAGATGGATTGATATCAAGGCTAAGCCGGATATTCTTTCGGCCATGACTTCTGCTGTTGCCCTGGATTCTAAGCATTCAGTGTCATCAACTATGATCAAAGAAGTCAAGAGTGATGATGTTACTGCGTCAGATGCAGACACAACTACTGCCATTGAAGTCATTTGTGATGAAGGGAAGCTCAACTGTGCCACAACCCGTTCTAATGGCCTTGCAGAAGATGTTGACCCTGCTGATGATAAGAATCTGTCACCATTAATACACGAACGCAATGAAGATGATGATTACTACAAAATTAATGACATTCGCAATCACGAAGGTGACATTGGAGgtagtgatgatgatgatgacattGACGATGATGATGTAGAAGATGAAGTGCAAAGCGATGATGACAATGCCCTAGATATGGATGCATCAGAAGCTTCTGCACAAAATTGTAAACTGATGGAGATTATGGAAGTGGTAGCATGA
- the LOC115731121 gene encoding uncharacterized protein LOC115731121 isoform X1, with translation MSGEGCCFVEWKEQFVSLERGNRVVHYFFKGSAGETILAVVGTERSVRHMFYVVADEFVQAFGSQSSIHAGFKWRSRREVVDWLTSMISKHRESPKLQKSHALRNFEFPLKRSLAQVSDCQGRLASILGGHTSEIVWSGTAWTCGKQLKHYPSFCRNGITIAIHSFVFVMGKGETRYLAYLEDMYEDRRGQKKVKIRWLHYSDEVKGVTPIRNPHPKEVFITPYAQVVSAECVDGPATVLTREHYTKCLASVPHALSSKIYLCFRQFRNNKVKSFELSKLRGYFDQPILSCFLASPLQQPDTAWNGLTGEEDEDLTSGPDVKVGGKRTRSCRGYKRCVTAYSGVKRSGGDFANLTYEPANKKLNDGLLAWRLLSLKHVNSQPRFSPRFKVGEKIELLCQDSGIRGCWFRCTILQVTRKKLKVCYDDLKDDNGSAHLEEWIPAVKYAAPDKLGMRVSSRLTIRPIPSSVDQSKPPLDVGVAVDAWWSDGWWEGVVIGVNDSEDDNLKIYFPGENLFMSMQMKDLRISRDWVGDRWIDIKAKPDILSAMTSAVALDSKHSVSSTMIKEVKSDDVTASDADTTTAIEVICDEGKLNCATTRSNGLAEDVDPADDKNLSPLIHERNEDDDYYKINDIRNHEGDIGGSDDDDDIDDDDVEDEVQSDDDNALDMDASEASAQNCKLMEIMEVVA, from the exons ATGTCCGGAGAAGGGTGTTGTTTTGTTGAGTGGAAAGAGCAATTTGTCTCCTTAGAGCGTGGCAACCGTGTGGTTCACTATTTCTTTAAGGGTTCTGCTGGGGAGACAATCCTTGCTGTCGTTGGCACAGAGAGGAGTGTCAGGCATATGTTCTATGTTGTTGCTGACGAGTTTGTGCAAGCTTTTGGCAGTCAAAGTTCAATACATGCCGGCTTCAAGTGGAGATCGAGAAGAGAAGTTGTTGATTGGCTGACATCTATGATATCAAAACACCGTG AATCACCAAAACTCCAAAAGTCACATGCTCTGAGAAATTTTGAGTTTCCTCTGAAGAGGTCACTAGCTCAGGTATCAGATTGCCAG GGTCGTCTGGCAAGCATACTTGGTGGGCATACCTCAGAAATTGTGTGGTCAGGTACTGCATGGACATGTGGTAAACAACTGAAGCATTACCCATCCTTCTGCCGGAACGGGATTACAATAGCT ATTCATTCGTTTGTATTTGTCATGGGCAAGGGAGAGACTCGCTATCTTGCTTATTTGGAAGACATGTATGAAGACAGAAGGGGACAGAAAAAGGTCAAAATAAGGTGGCTTCACTACAGTGATGAAGTCAAGGGTGTAACACCTATACGAAATCCTCATCCCAAGGAAGTTTTCATTACGCCTTATGCACAGGTCGTCAGTGCCGAATGTGTTGATGGTCCTGCTACAGTACTGACACGCGAACATTACACTAAGTGTTTGGCTTCTGTTCCTCATGCGTTATCATCCAAAATATACCTATGTTTCAGACAATTCAGAAATAACAAAGTGAAGTCATTTGAGCTTAGCAAATTGAGGGGCTATTTCGATCAGCCCATTCTCTCTTGTTTCCTTGCCAGCCCCTTGCAACAGCCAGACACAGCATGGAATGGTCTGACTGGGGAGGAAGACGAAGATTTAACCTCAGGTCCTGATGTTAAGGTGGGTGGTAAGAGGACAAGAAGTTGCAGAGGCTACAAGAGGTGCGTTACAGCTTATTCTGGAGTAAAAAGATCTGGAGGAGATTTTGCCAATCTGACATACGAACCTGCAAATAAGAAATTAAATGATGGTTTGTTGGCTTGGAGGTTGCTATCTCTTAAGCATGTTAACTCTCAGCCTCGATTTTCTCCACGATTTAAAGTTGGTGAAAAGATCGAATTGCTATGCCAAGATAGTGGCATCCGAGGCTGCTGGTTCAGGTGTACTATTTTGCAGGTGACCAGAAAGAAGTTGAAAGTCTGTTATGATGACTTGAAGGATGACAATGGAAGTGCCCATCTTGAG GAGTGGATACCTGCCGTCAAATATGCTGCTCCTGATAAGCTTGGGATGAGGGTTTCAAGCCGCCTAACAATCCGGCCTATTCCATCTTCTGTTGATCAAAGCAAACCACCTCTTGATGTTGGAGTGGCGGTGGATGCATGGTGGAGTGATGGCTGGTGGGAAGGGGTTGTAATAGGGGTCAATGACAGTGAAGATGAtaatctaaaaatttattttcctg GTGAAAACTTATTCATGAGCATGCAAATGAAGGATTTGCGGATTTCTAGAGATTGGGTGGGGGACAGATGGATTGATATCAAGGCTAAGCCGGATATTCTTTCGGCCATGACTTCTGCTGTTGCCCTGGATTCTAAGCATTCAGTGTCATCAACTATGATCAAAGAAGTCAAGAGTGATGATGTTACTGCGTCAGATGCAGACACAACTACTGCCATTGAAGTCATTTGTGATGAAGGGAAGCTCAACTGTGCCACAACCCGTTCTAATGGCCTTGCAGAAGATGTTGACCCTGCTGATGATAAGAATCTGTCACCATTAATACACGAACGCAATGAAGATGATGATTACTACAAAATTAATGACATTCGCAATCACGAAGGTGACATTGGAGgtagtgatgatgatgatgacattGACGATGATGATGTAGAAGATGAAGTGCAAAGCGATGATGACAATGCCCTAGATATGGATGCATCAGAAGCTTCTGCACAAAATTGTAAACTGATGGAGATTATGGAAGTGGTAGCATGA
- the LOC115729100 gene encoding uncharacterized protein LOC115729100, protein MRKLAHKQICALLPVKTPKFSIRVIVATLVFAGFTGSGFLPLPAKIPLLALSAVFFVASFLKKKAVDENGVRHKNPALHHIGVVDKHFRGKTQQVLESDGERIAAQTVRFRKGSLDFPAGGESSDESIESETFELNFISSDNGSCSPLVRSSEDNDDDDDDSSLIEISLPSNVCLGDFPPKSIVGKQEAKEILTDDEINEEDKLIELDISIGSIRCSKFEI, encoded by the coding sequence ATGAGAAAACTAGCACACAAGCAAATTTGTGCCCTCTTGCCCGTCAAAACACCAAAATTCAGCATTAGAGTGATTGTTGCTACTCTTGTTTTTGCGGGTTTCACGGGTTCTGGTTTCCTTCCTCTTCCGGCCAAGATTCCACTCTTGGCACTCTCAGCCGTTTTCTTTGTCGCATCGTTCCTGAAGAAGAAAGCAGTGGACGAAAATGGCGTCCGTCATAAAAATCCGGCACTTCACCACATAGGTGTGGTTGACAAGCACTTCCGAGGCAAAACCCAACAGGTACTGGAATCAGACGGAGAAAGAATTGCTGCCCAGACGGTTAGATTTCGGAAAGGATCGCTCGATTTTCCAGCAGGTGGTGAAAGTAGTGATGAGTCGATAGAAAGCGAAACTTTCGAGCTAAATTTCATCAGTTCTGATAACGGAAGTTGCAGCCCACTGGTTCGTTCAAGCGAGGAcaatgatgacgatgatgatgacagCAGCCTCATTGAGATCTCTCTACCAAGTAACGTTTGCTTGGGCGATTTCCCGCCAAAGTCCATTGTTGGGAAGCAGGAAGCGAAAGAGATTTTGACAGATGACGAAATCAATGAGGAAGACAAATTGATAGAGCTGGACATATCCATCGGTTCCATAAGGTGCTCGAAGTTCGAGATTTGA
- the LOC115728566 gene encoding two-pore potassium channel 1: MDADGVKQPLLSKPLDSTQTDKKELKRSRFRRCKSAPLAEAFPQEADLNGSNQRSQSILGNLHPSFKRVAIILGFYLGFGTLCLYLMGNEIDGEKTNDLLDAVYFCIVTMTTVGYGDLVPGSVLTKLLACVFVFSGMALVGLILSKAADYLVEKQEILLVKALHLRNKVGPTEMLKKIETNRVRYKCVTALILLLLLIVAGTTFLALVENLDIVDAFYCACSTITTLGYGDKSFSTKAGRVFAVFWILTSTICLAQFFLYIAELNTENRQRELVKWVLSRRMTNVDLEAADLDDDGVVGAAEFIIYKLKEMGKISQEDVSLILEEFDDLDVDQSGTLSVSDIALAQPS; encoded by the exons ATGGATGCTGACGGTGTGAAGCAGCCCTTGCTGTCGAAGCCGCTGGATTCAACTCAAACGGATAAAAAGGAACTCAAGAGAAGCAGATTTCGGCGCTGCAAAAGTGCTCCTCTTGCAGAAGCTTTTCCTCAAGAAGCGGATCTCAATGGCTCAAATCAGCGTTCCCAGTCCATACTAGGGAATCTCCACCCCAGTTTCAAAAGAGTTGCAATAATCTTGGGATTCTACCTAGGATTTGGCACATTATGCCTTTACCTCATGGGGAATGAGATTGATGGAGAAAAGACAAACGACCTTCTCGATGCAGTTTATTTCTGTATCGTGACAATGACCACTGTTGGGTATGGGGACCTTGTGCCAGGCAGCGTTCTGACAAAACTACTTGCTTGTGTCTTTGTCTTCTCTGGGATGGCTCTTGTGGGCCTAATTCTGAGCAAAGCGGCAGATTACCTTGTAGAGAAGCAGGAAATCCTGCTGGTCAAAGCCCTGCATTTGCGTAACAAAGTTGGCCCAACtgaaatgctaaaaaaaatcgaaaccaACCGAGTGAGATATAAGTGTGTCACAGCCTTGATCCTTCTGCTGTTGCTCATAGTTGCTGGAACAACTTTCCTAGCTTTAGTTGAGAACCTCGACATTGTTGATGCTTTCTACTGTGCGTGTTCTACCATCACAACACTAGGATACGGAGATAAGAGTTTCTCGACCAAAGCAGGGCGTGTTTTTGCTGTGTTTTGGATACTGACAAGTACGATATGTCTGGCTCAGTTTTTCCTCTACATTGCTGAGCTGAACACGGAAAATAGACAGAGGGAATTGGTCAAATGGGTTCTCTCTAGGCGGATGACTAATGTCGATCTGGAGGCAGCTGATCTTGATGATGATGGGGTTGTTGG GGCTGCTGAGTTCATTATATATAAGCTCAAGGAAATGGGGAAGATTAGTCAAGAAGATGTATCACTAATTTTAGAGGAGTTTGATGATCTTGATGTTGATCAATCAGGAACTCTATCCGTTTCTGATATAGCACTTGCACAACCATCCTAA
- the LOC115737360 gene encoding uncharacterized protein LOC115737360 produces RLCSAFIQALGIAEETGKAEGKGKADDGYAQTERPAHDQAQWSGKASSKDGEEDPSSSSASATATGFQMPLHYPRYTKADYEKMEEWRLDLLLREYGINYRGSLEEKRAFAIGAFLWHDRR; encoded by the coding sequence CGTCTCTGTTCAGCGTTCATCCAAGCTTTGGGGATTGCAGAAGAAACTGGGAAGGCCGAAGGAAAGGGCAAGGCTGATGATGGATATGCTCAAACGGAAAGACCGGCCCATGATCAAGCCCAATGGAGCGGGAAGGCCAGCAGCAAGGACGGAGAAGAAGACCCTTCTTCTTCGTCTGCGTCTGCAACTGCAACAGGGTTCCAGATGCCCCTTCACTACCCAAGGTACACGAAAGCTGATTACGAGAAGATGGAGGAATGGAGACTGGACTTGCTGCTCCGAGAATACGGGATCAACTATCGGGGCTCTCTGGAGGAGAAGAGGGCATTCGCCATCGGCGCTTTCTTGTGGCATGATCGACGTTGA